The DNA region CTGATTGGTCGATAGCGACCCCGCATTCAAAAATCCAACAGCtaggttttttttgttagtcattgtttataataattagagacattaaacaataaaagataGTTTACTGCAATGAACATAGATATATAGGTAACAATGAGAATTATAAACCAGTTGTTATTAGATACCGTAGGTGTGGACTTGAATATTGTATGTAGCATGTATGTATAGTTAAAGTAGTGAATGTATGAGTTAAATACTGTTTGTGTGCAAGCAAATGTTAGGTAGTGAGTATAATAGTGGGAACTGCTATGAGTATATAGTGTAATAGAGACATTATATGAGTGAGCATCAGCTGAATCAGTTTGAAAAATTCTGTAAATGAACTTAAATACAATGTTTATAAGTAGATACTGTGTTTCATTTCCTATTCTAACTAATCTTTCAATTTTAGGTCGAACAGTTTTCGCCAAACACCCGTGACAGGTCATCTTCCGAGCGAAACTGATGAACGGGGCCTCCATCCATCCGACGTGCGAAGATTCGCCCTCGCTTCGTCCAGCAGTAGCGCCACTTGAGCCGGCCGCACTCCTCGCGCACTCTGTGAAAGAGCACGCGGTTGCGGCGCGTCAGGCGCTCGTTGACGAAGACGCGCGCGCCCCCGTCCGCCGCCAGGCCGCGCCGCACGCGCGCCGCCTGCAGCAGCTCGTCCCGCAGGCCGCGGCGCGCCAGGCGCACCACGAGGCGGCGCGGGCGGCCCGGCGCCTGGCCCGGCGCCGGCGCAGCGCCCACGCGCTCCGCAAACACCACGTCGCGCGCCTCCAGCGCCACGCCCAGCCGCGCCGCCAGCACGGTCACCTCGTGCGTCGCGCTCACGCCCTTGTCCTCGGGCAGGTGCCCGATGTCGAGGTCGGACAGCAGCGCCTCCTGGTCCCGCTCGTTGAGCTCGAGTTTGAGCTCTTCGACCTTGCGCTCGAGTGCGACGACTTCCTCCGCGCTGCCGGCGTCCTGGCGCTTCTCGAGAGCGTCCAGCCTCTCTTCGACGCTACTCATGCGCTCGTTGAGATTCGAGAGAGACATCCGCAGCTGTACCAGCTCCTCCCGAAACTCCCTCATAGCGGCGATGCTTTCTGCGACCTCGCGTCGAAGGTCGACGACGACGGCCGCAGTCTCCACGACGACGTCCTCGGACGTCGCGCCGGGAGAGCTAGAGGGGCTCCCGCTCGCCTCCTCGATCCCCTTCACTGGCGTCTGGCTATTGTCGCCTTTCCGAAAGTTCCGCTTGCAAGCGGGGCAGGACCAGTCTCTGCAAGCCTGACCCCTGTCCGAAATACCGACACACGCCCTGTGGAATTTGTTCGGGCACAGGGAGCAGGTGACGGCACCTGTCGGCGAGAGAAATTTACCGCATCCCCCACAATTAACCATATTTGCACTGGTACTAATTAGTTCCACTATTTATAGCAATAAATGCGCAGACACTCAATTCACAGAGTACcctctatataatattatgcgAGTTATTATATCGCGAGTTTTCTTTGGGAAAGAACTCACCCAGAGTGTCACCCACAATGCCACAGCGTCACAGGCACACAACACTCACAACCACGCGTTTCAAAGAGGGTAAAagtacgtatttttattttaaattgcgaGAAATCACAGATGTGAACTGTACCGTTTGACGTCTCAAATGTCCTCATCAAACATCTGATTTTATTCATGTAAAAGCCATTGTTTTATAAGTTGTTAAACGTCTGCGGTCAGAGTTAATACCTTTAATAATATGGGACTTaatgtaactaatttttaaacTCTCGATAAAATGCCACTGTCACGGGTGtctcaaaataaaatcaatcgcATCGAAAGAGGACTATATTATGATATTGTGGTACATCTAGGtgtcttaaatttttatttttctttttaatataccttaaaattgaatttgtatataaattatcaaTCTAAGATAGATTTACAAAAACGAACTAACCTCTTTTTGTTGtgagtttaaaaatacattttgaccTAACTCAAGCTAAGGTTACAAAACATTAAGTAACGGATATAAAACGAATCATGCAACGACTCTTTCCTGTTCCTGAGAGCTGCTCAGAAAAACATACGAAGGTAATTACCACGGACGTCTCGTTTTGCTGCAGAGAATTTGCTCGGTAATGTAAAATGTTACCATTCGCACTGTCATGGTACCCGTATAAAATTAACCTAAATCCTTGAATCAACAGAAAATATATGGATATTCATTAGCGTTAGCCATGTTTTTGGTGATTCATTGTTCTATTATCACGATTTtgtgtatataatttacatattttaatgcctttgtaaataaaatgtagaatttttaaatgatgaaaataaaaatgagaaaaataGGAAAACTATTGGGCACAGCAAAAAATAACCTGCTCAAAGTTTGGAGCAgtccgtctggggaagtacttcaACATTAAGACGGTCACAGCTAATAATTCTCCTCTCAAGTAGTATCCTGCGgtaagtaaggtggccagagctcctgggaatgGTCATAGGTAGGATATAGGCAACACTTGCTTtgatgcttgtggtgttgcacGCGTCTATAGGATATGATACCCGCTGACCATCAggtgtgccgtacgcttgtttgccgcccttgtagtataaaaaagtgtaaaatctaatatataaaattctcgtgtcgcggtgtttgtagtcaaactcctccgaaacggcttgaccgattctcataaaattttgtgtggatattggttaggtctgagaatcgaacaacatctaatCAATCAATCTCTGAAACcggaatatattatatatataggtgAAAAAGGAAATTCAAGGTAACAGAAATAGTTATTTAAGAAAGTCTatctttgttttctttttttttttttaaatgtgacaCGTCAATCACAAACTTTACTGGTTtcgtttttatttgatttgatgggtcgtttttatattattttatttgcaattacCTATAACGGATACAAATATCGATAATATCGTAACTAGATATCTTCTTTCGTGTTTTACTTTGGAGAATATTTTTTCGATGTTGAGTAATCGGCGACACTGATGGATCTTTATGGCATTTGTAACTAATACATAAACGAGATATAAATTTTACGAAAGTCCTGAAAATAGAAACTAAGCAGACAGTAAACTGCTTTTCTTTTCactaatgtttatatttttggtaTATTATGACTAAATGGATTAATAGAAATTAGATAtgtgaaacaaataaatatggtATATACGGCATACATATTGTATATATGGCAAATAATGATAATTCAGaaaaattcgataaaaaaattaatagctaaGATAAAtggtacaaaatataaaaactatacatTTCATACTTTACCTGAGCTACCGAATAGGAACAGGGTATTCTATACAACGCCTAGGCTAAACCAGGTAGAAtgccttaattaattatttaatctgcaacaaaatatatattttaatttattttatggctTCAATCGctcatttttaatatctttcaagtctaaaaatagacaaaaggataaaataaatttaatttaaaatttaaattataccgAAAGAAacccaataaatatttatgaattgtTTGAAACCGCCTTCAGGTGCTTAGGTTAAAAATcagtaataacattttttgctacaaaattaataatgtttgtagATTTTTTCgctcaaaattaatttaaaattttaagatattaaattatctCTGTAACCTTAGATTATAAAAATTAGACTTCACTAAGTAAAGTGAAGTAATTTTACGTTAAAAAGTGAAATTGCTTTCAGTTATCGCCGTTGATAactttaaaaacgtttttattatacCTGACTATTAAATATACGTGCACGATTCGATTATATGGGTTTgaacttttgtaataaaacttggCGTTTTATGTTTCTTTCGCTTCACTAAAATACTCTTTATTCCCCTTTAACCTCACTTTGAGGAATACGGACTGTTCCATGATGTATTTATGGGAACGCTTTGCCAATGATAGCATTTTATGGATAATGAAAAGTCAGGAATAGTGATACTTACATATATACCCTATAACCAAGATCCAATCGGGTAAtggttgtaaaataatatagtagtaATGTATATTTCTTTAGAAAAACCCTCTTTAgcattactaaatatatatgattatttatttacataatatttattacatatatacgtGATAAATAGCCTCAGATACGCTTACGACACTACCCTTCTCGAACAGACTAGAGAAGGCATGGAATTATTTTTGACTCGTCTAAAAAGTACCAGCCTCCAATTCAGACTTGCTATCAACTGACACAAGATGAAGATTATGATAGTAGACCATGCTGAACAAAGTGGTACCAACGTACATAATATAGCTAACTATTAAGTGGTACAGAACTTTATTAAACTCGGTT from Melitaea cinxia chromosome 15, ilMelCinx1.1, whole genome shotgun sequence includes:
- the LOC123660637 gene encoding uncharacterized protein LOC123660637, which codes for MVNCGGCGKFLSPTGAVTCSLCPNKFHRACVGISDRGQACRDWSCPACKRNFRKGDNSQTPVKGIEEASGSPSSSPGATSEDVVVETAAVVVDLRREVAESIAAMREFREELVQLRMSLSNLNERMSSVEERLDALEKRQDAGSAEEVVALERKVEELKLELNERDQEALLSDLDIGHLPEDKGVSATHEVTVLAARLGVALEARDVVFAERVGAAPAPGQAPGRPRRLVVRLARRGLRDELLQAARVRRGLAADGGARVFVNERLTRRNRVLFHRVREECGRLKWRYCWTKRGRIFARRMDGGPVHQFRSEDDLSRVFGENCST